One part of the Plasmodium yoelii strain 17X genome assembly, chromosome: 13 genome encodes these proteins:
- a CDS encoding fam-a protein, giving the protein MSKGYIKIIFSLLISSTYMSNKALASGDNSDIKDLRGFPQSPNTPNLGNDYPEGTNEQGPFDLCMDPGETKTAEKLMDEAKQLLQHHAVSTNDYKLHHKHDEDSIQYSKKHGNTIIYKFNHKIKYPDKYNDIIDMLWNPNVKYADDKNIKEKVVCEYSPNLMMIQHRYKNDYIFLHGYYYALAKKIKVSDDTTIIVYTSSDIDDHNSVDKKKYTNTIVESANLFKPKIYSEKDIRNGELTKMFVNLSGYIIQKKKDYVDITYLDSININKPMFEELLIGIVHSSQILNILRLTTIIAMK; this is encoded by the exons ATGAGTAAAGgatatattaaaatcattttttctcttttaatcTCATCTACATATATGAGCAATAAAGCTCTTGCAAGTGGGGATAACTCAGATATTAAAGATTTACGAGGATTTCCTCAATCCCCTAACAC GCCTAATTTGGGCAATGATTATCCAGAAGGAACAAATGAACAAGGTCCCTTCGACTTATGTATGGATCCTGGAGAAACTAAAACAGCAGAAAAGCTTATGGATGAAGCTAAACAGTTGTTACAACACCATGCTGTAAGTACGAATGATTACAAATTGCATCACAAACACGATGAGGATTCAATTCAATATTCTAAGAAACATGGAAATACAatcatttataaatttaatcataaaattaaatatccCGATAAG tataatgatataatagACATGCTATGGAATCCAAATGTCAAATATgctgatgataaaaatattaaag aaaaagtTGTATGTGAATATTCTCCAAATTTAATGATGATCCAACACCGTTAcaaaaatgattatatatttctccATGGATATTACTATGCTTTAgccaaaaaaattaaa GTTTCAGACGACACAactataattgtatatacatCATCTGATATAGATGACCATAACAGTGtcgataaaaaaaaatatacaaacaCTATTGTAGAAAGTGCAAACTTATTCAAACCAAAAATTTATTCAGAAAAGGATATTAGAAATGGAGAATTGACAAAAATGTTTGTTAACTTATCTGGATATATAATTCAGAAAAAAAAGGATTACGTTGATATTACCTATCTCGACTCT attaatattaataagcCTATGTTTGAAGAATTATTAATTGGAATAGTTCATTCATCACAAATACTAAATATTCTGAGGTTAACCACCATAATTGCCATGAAATAA
- a CDS encoding fam-a protein — MNKFYIQIVLFLLTISLYVNNKTLATEPAPVEDATPESKEHYLTSEEIYEKNKDLLCTNPKETAEAVKLMDEVVTHLEQHATSINDYKLWGVYHTHHLYTYLKKHEGKTKVEKNEYKVFDSNKYNEVINELWDTNNINPFNNVSFERKIVRVYNPNLVLIQQRYKKKNRYRRRYFYALATKVEISENITIIAYASANINDHNISNKECKNEIVPNANLFKTDIDSEEDIRNGKLKKKMINIAGYIIEKGKWRVNITHVKSMVPHIHNALTRIIIKALRILFLYF, encoded by the exons atgaataagttttatattcaaattgttttatttcttttaaccATCTCCCTAtatgtgaataataaaactCTTGCAACTGAACCTGCTCCAGTAGAAGATGCAACACCTGAATCAAAAGAGCATTATCTTAC ttcagaagaaatatatgaaaaaaacaagGACCTATTATGTACCAATCCAAAAGAAACTGCAGAAGCAGTCAAACTTATGGACGAAGTTGTAACACATTTAGAACAGCATGCTACAAGTataaatgattataaatTATGGGGAGTATATCATACTCATCATTTGTATACATATCTAAAAAAACATGAAGGGAAAACCAAggttgaaaaaaatgaatataaagtTTTTGATTCGAATAAG TATAATGAAGTAATAAACGAGTTATGGGATACCAATAATATCAATCCTTTCAATAATGTCTCTTTTGAAA GAAAAATTGTCCGTGTGTACAATCCAAATTTAGTATTGATACAACAacgttataaaaaaaaaaatagatacCGTCGGAgatatttttatgctttaGCTACAAAGGTTGAA ATATCAGAAAACATAACTATAATTGCCTATGCGTcagcaaatataaatgatcacAACATTTCCAATAAAGAatgtaaaaatgaaattgtACCTAACGCAAATTTATTCAAAACTGACATTGATTCTGAAGAAGATATTAGaaatggaaaattaaaaaaaaaaatgattaacATAGCTGGATACATTATTGAAAAAGGCAAATGGCGTGTTAATATCACCCATGTCAAATCT ATGGTTCCCCATATTCACAATGCCCTAACAcgcattattataaaagcTTTAcgtattctttttttatatttttaa